The DNA region CATTCCTGCCGCAACTCCTAGCTCAGCGCTACCCGGTCTGAATGGTGGTTCAGGGGGTGCTGGTTTGCAAGATTTCAATAAGTTAGGTGAGATTAAAGACGACATGGACCTGTCCAGTCCTGCCAAAAGCCCGGAAAAAAGTCCCGAGAAAGATTCAAACGATCAGGTAGATAGTATAGAATCGGACGAAGTAAGTAGTGCTTTACGGAAGGTCAAAGAACTTCAAAATATACAACCACTATCGGGGATCTCCGATATAGaagacaataatatggtaccaATGACGAGTGCGCTCGTAAATACGGTGGTGAGTAGCGTTGTTCCAAGAGTAGGACAGAAGGTAAAACGAAAGCGGAAGGCAACCAAAACGTTTCAAGAGCGGGAACGTGATGGGTCTAGTAGTAGTGATGACGATGGATTCTCCAGCTCTCGACGGAGTCGATCTCAATCTTTCGAGAAGGAGAAAAAGGCTCGGGGTCGACCAAAGAAGAATCCACCTACAACGGGAGCATCGTCGATTGTAGGTTCCTCCAGTACCAGGCAATCGGATGCGGACTCGGTAGCCAGCAGTAACAGCAAACGGCGACTATCGATTTCCTCCAACAAAACGGTACCTTCAACGCCCACTAAAAAGGATAATGCAAGCACACCGGCCAAAAAGACTGCAGCCCGAAGGCGATCTTCTAGGGCGAATCAAAAAATTACCAGTCGAGAAGTTCTAACCACGACGGACGATTCGGATTCGGAACCAGCAAGGGACAGTCACGTCGGTAACAGTGAAGTGGACGATAAAAAGAGAAGCCCTGAGAAATCCAAGGGCAGCAAATCGAGTCCTGTCAAGGGTGTTGTCAATATGCTATTACCTCCGAAGCCCCTGGGAACCGATCAGTTAACCTCGGATAGTAATGATGAGTATGTGTATTGTTTGTTTTTAGTTGTTTGGTAAATAGTAACTCTTCTTTTTCGTGCAGCATTTCATCACCCCGAAGAACTCCGCTTATGTCACCTCCTTTTCCACCGATTACAACCAACAGTCAACCATCGTCGGTTTCGAAAGTGGTGCCAAGGAAAACATCGACTTCCACATCAGCTTCGATtgatgacgatgacgatgatgatgatgaagatGACGATGAGGACAATTTGGACAGGTCACTCAGTGATTCAGGAAGTGCCAGCGATGGTGGAGTAAAGCGGAAGAAGGTAAGCAAATGTACCCTTCTTTATTTGACAATCATTcccaagattttttttacgttcgttagaaaatcaacaaaattaagAGCGACAAAAACAAGAAGGACACTCTGCGGAAACTATTCTCCCTGAGCAAGGAAGGTGGAGCAAAAGGGGGTAAAGGAGGCAAAGGCAAGGGTCAAGTGGTGATAGAAGAGGTGCACCACACGAAGGCTTCTTCCATCCAGACCACCATAAACACAACCCCCAACCCTAAATCGCATCTTCTAAGTGTGCCTCAAACGGACCTGTCACGTAATACTACGTCACCTTCAGTGCCGGTCGGTGCCACCGGTGCGGAAAGCCGTAGCACACCTTCGTCAGCGTCGTCGATCGTAGAAAAAGTGCTTATATCACCCGCCAGAACTGCCTTACTTAACTCCCTTATCTGCCGTATCGATTTGAGTCGTCTGCTCAAGATACCACCACCACCGCCAGCCAAGCAAGAGTTGGCCAGCGCCCAGCGTAGTGCCTCCGCTCGACAAAAGAGCAAAAGCCCATACGAAATGAAAAAACGACGAAATTCGATCGCCGGCAATTATTCCGAAACGAATGCCCAGCGACGGATGAACGACTATAAATCCTCATCCACCAATTACAGACTGACCGAGGGGATTGATCCTAAGCTGGCTGCAAACGATCCCGTTCTCATGGAAAATGGACGCCACAGAAGCAACAGCAATGCTAGCGAACACCAATCACGAGAACGCTCGAGAGTCTACCGCGAGGACAATGCGTCCCCGTCGTTACCACCACCCCCACCTCATCACCATCACAACAATCACAATACCTCAGCATCATCACTTTCGTCTGGATCCggttcggtacaaaaatcagcGTCTGCCGCCAAGCAGCAGCTGACCTACGACGAAAAGTTACCCGCTAAAAGCGAAAAACTGCTGTACGGAAACAGCAGCGGTGCCACTAGCACCAACTATCCGATCAAGGAAGACAAATCAGCAATACTCTTCAGTGGCAGTGGTGGAGCAAACACCAAACCGTTCAACATTAAGCACGAAAATATCATCAAGCAGGAATATCCGGACGGCGAGGACAGCAAAATGTCCGCCATTAGTCTAACAAAGTTGAGTGCTGCTGCTGGACAACAAGTGGTGCAACCGCTTCCTCCTCCtccacagcagcagcaacagcactCGCAGCCTCCGTCAGAGGGTCGGAGAAAACGCACATCCAGTTCTAGCAGTAACTCTTACAAGGAAAAACGACGGAAAAGGGACAAATCCACCGCCAACGCACAGGTATGTTTGGGCAAcgctttcgtttttttttattgtgggTGGCTTTCGCTTGGGTGCATTGAAATGTTATACACATTTTCATACGGGTTCAGCACAAAAATTGCTTCATTTTGTTTGGTTGTTTGAAATATTCCAAGTTAGGAACTAGGGGTCCAAATTGCGTTCCGGGATAAACGATAATATAAGTCTGGTGGGAAACTGCTAACAAATAAAGAAAATCTAAATTGGCTTGCAGGCCAGTATTCTAACTAATAAATTTGACACGTTGCAGTTCAAGACTGGCGTTTAAGAGCGATATAAAATGGTATTTATATAAAGGAGGCTGGATTTATTGCATGCTAGCAATGATACAGATAAAGCTTAAGGAGAGATTGTGGACGGTTGAAAAACGTTTATTGCATGAATTTGTTAAATCCTACCGCGATGATTGTTGAGTCATTTTATATATGTGTCGCATCTCGTGCGGAAGATTCGTTCAGTTGTCTCGAAAAAATAACAAACCACAGTTGAAATTTTGTTTCGGTGCCAAATTTGAATGTCACTGGCAAAGCATGGAAACGACATCGTTGAAGTACAACAAGAAGATTGAATGGCCAAGATGGATTCCTTGTGCAAGCaatcaaaacaataaataatatagGTTTACAAGAGAACTAAAAAACCGCCAAACTCGTTACTTCTACAGATTTAAAATATAAATGTTCATTCGATTATATTTGATACTGACTAAAAGATAAGATAACATTTTTGTTCAATTACGAAATATTCGTCTCACTCGATTGTACATAGTAACACCtttcataaaaatattgttaaacTAACATTGTTTTAAGAACTTTTCATCCGCTAACAAAACATAAGGGTCTGCCAAGCGGAATAAAATGTGCTTGTTTGCAAAATCAGTCTCAAGTGAATCTTTCTCATATGCAACTAATGTGCTGCTTTCGCAGCAGCTCAGGTAGCATCGTAACTAACCAAACATCGCATCACATAAGCATTCGAAAACTACGAGCGGGTATCGGTATTGTTTTATCCAGCACATCGGAATTGCACTCGCATTTATTTCTATATTCTAGATCGATCCTCCCTCTCGGTACGAGCCGCAGTTAGCAACCACGGTTGCCATggcccatcatcatcatcaccaccgTCCTAGGCGTCATTCAGTGCTACCCGTTGCCACGACGGTTGATGCATCAGTTCAAACGGAAAATTGGGACGAAGTCCGACAGCTTCGGAGAGAGCTCCAGCAGGCAAGAGAACTTCTGCGCGTTTACAAGCAGAAATCAGAATATTTCAAGAATTTGCTTGATAAGCGGGAATCTAGTTCCTGGAACGGGCACGCTTCCCATGACCGGCGTTACTGAATGCCAAATGTACAACGCTATTATTGAAACCGATGATCTCAACTAGTTAGTCAAATGATGAAGTTTTGTTTTGATACTTGTTATCGCTGTCCGCAAACATGCTGCTCAGATCTAGGTATTTCTAATTTGATACACTATTGCGCAAAATGTTCATCCCACAACCATATTCACGAGGGCCTATTCTACCACAGTCGATCGGAACCGGCGATACGATCATTCATCTGAGCTGCAAGCTTTACCATTTTATCAATCATTCTCAAACATGGTGCGAGTTAGCGATAGCCACTTACGAATGTGTTATTTCTCATCTTGGTCTAAACCGTAGCTCATCATGTAAATCATTTCAGACTGAAACCCTCGACCAAATGCCTCCGACCAATCACGACCGGTTAGAAGCGGATCAGCAACAGCTTCCTGTACCACCTGCTCCTGTCACCACCGCTACTCCAACCGCTGTAACCTCTAACATAAAACAGCAAACTGCTCCGGCTGCAACTATCGTGGAACCACCGTTGGTCAGTACAGTTGGGGCTGAAAGTGGTACTACCGCCGTCAAAATGATTTACGTATCGTATTTTGAGCGTTCCAATGATGACGAGCTGGAAGTTCGGGACCAAAACCGATACCTATCGGAGGCAAAACGACTGAAGCACGCAGCCGACCGGGAGGGTGATCATCTGGCGCAAGCCATGCTCTACCTGGAGGCGGTGCTGTTCTTTTTGCTTACTGGTGATACCATGGAGAGGGACCCGATCACCGAGAAGGCCGCCTTCACCATGTACAAAGATACGCTCAGTTTAATTAAGTAAGTGGTTTGCCGTCTATGGCTGGTACTGTGAAAGTCACATACTGATGTTTATTTGCAGGTACATCTCATCAAAGTTTCGTAGTCAACAGCAGCATCTTACGGTGCAGGGTAGCATCCACAGTAAAGTGGCGATATTGAGGTACACATTAAGCCACCTGAAACAGTGCAAGAAAGATAACTATTTCCATGCTTTTTAGTCTACGGTGTCAGTCTTTAATCTATCTGAAGCTTTACAAAATGCGACGTCATGACATAAAGGAAGTGCAGAGGATTATCGCTGAATACAACCAGAAGCCAAACACAACCGTATCGGCCGATTTGGTCAATGGCAATACACCGTCGCCACTGTCGCCCACCTCCGTGGGATCACAGGTTAGTGTGAATAAATCATTGTTCTGCCTGGGTATTTAGGTTGTTCTTACCTAGATAATTGATTGTATAATTCTTTTTATGGGTTGACGTCGAAATAGAAATATTTTGATAAAGATTTTTGATGAGGTCCACCGGAAAAAAGATCGAAATTCAACGGAAGATAAATTCCATTTTGTATGAGCCCTTAAAAGTCGGAAGAGCATTTTCGATGACCGAGCTAAGATGAAAATTTGTAACGTTGTCGGTATAATGAGTCTCACGCGCTTCAGAACGCAATCCATAATTATAGATGCTTCAAAACGGGCTTGAACGCCTTTAGACTATCCCTGGGACATGAAGTCCCTGCAATAACAAACGATTATCACATTGGAGACAACAATTCATCATTCGGCAACTCGCCGGCGCCCATTATCGCGTCATCAACAGAATTATTTACAGTCGGGCTTATAGGCAGTCTTGATAGCTTACTTATGAATTAGTCTAAGACCATAATGTTCTTGGTTgtataccattccccagaaaaccATTTTCCATAAAGCCAATCCCCTGAATTCCATCCTCAAGACTGTACCGTTCCCTCGAAAGACATTGCCCATAATGTACCATTCTCTAGAATGCCATTATCCAGAATGCATCATTTCCCAGAAAGTCATACTCCAGGGTACCCCATTCCTCAGAAAAgttaaagtttaaaaaaaatgtagtgTAGCCTAAGGTGTGCGCATTACCTAATTCAAGGAACTGATGCGGTGTAAAGCTGCTGAGGACGTGCCGCCGAATGTGGCCGGCCCTCCCAAGTGTCTCCTCCTTTCTTAGCGGGTTATCGTTCGACATTCTGGCAACATGCCCAGCCCACCGCAACCAACCAATTTTCGATGTGCAAAGTAACTGATGTAATTCGCGGTTTAAACACTATCTCCATATTCCTCCTGCACTCCACCAAAGATCGTTCATAGCATCTTCTGCTTGAAAACAGTAAGAGCGCCTCCAGCCCTCTGTCAGCATAGTCCAGGTTTCGTTGCAGTAGGAGACAACCAGTCGAATGAGTATTATGTAGATGGTTAACTTTATGCGGTGGCCTATTTAGATAGATCGAAGGTTAAATTACCGAAAGGATGTTCCTCACAAGTGACGTGGGATTGGAGCCACACGTATTTGTGCTGATTTTTCCACTAAACAGAATAACAATTTGTAATTGAATCAGAAACTACAATCACATCGACCGATAAGACGGTTAGCTTTAGGTTGAAGTTGATCTACGGAATCAGTATTCGCTCACCATTAACACTCACAAAGGGCGTTTCGATGCACTCACCATACTCCGGTTAGCAAATCAGCGCCGGAGGTATTTCAACAGCTGGAAGACACAATGATCTTCTATCTTGATTGTTCCTATAtctatggtcggtgttaagtcagaccggaccaagtcgcaaaacatcaaaaaatgagataatgataacacTGGGTAAAGAATATCTTCAGCTAAATTCGACTTTtggcagatttgaaatatgtaaccataaagaaatatgtaaccataaattaaaaaataatttccaattataacgtaaaggatgctgcaattcaaactttaaacccgtttttctcgaaatcaatattttgtcacttggtccggtctgacttaacaccgaccatatgtctCAAATCAAGTACCTCGGGCAGACCCTTGATGGAAATGGGATCAAGCCTGATCCGGAAAAAGCTTCAGTAGTAGCAATCATACCACCCCAGATCATAAACCGTTGTCAATTTTCGGGAGGGAAAAAGGTATTCCGGTGTACACCACGAGCAGGTTGCAGCGGAGCGCATTGACCTTGACGTCATTGAGTTCATCAAGCACTTCCTGACAATGTAACCGATAGCGTTTAAAATGGCTAGGGATGAACACAAACAGGTCGAGTTCTCAAACAGGTCGTTCGTTCAGTATATGCAATCCAGTTTGCCTACCAATATGTACGATATCATCGACTCGCAGCTGCAGTAGTTTCATCAGCGCGGAGACAGCCTTTCAGTATTTTCAAACTATCACATGTATGGATAACGAACGGTAATTAAAGTGTCGGGAACGTATCCTTCGTGAGTTACCCAAGAGTCATCCAGTTGTGGGGCGAATGCGGTTGGTGGCACGTAACTATGTGTGTTGGCTCGGTATCGATGAACAAATCCCCCGGCTTGTTCATTCGGATAGCAAAGACCAACTGCAAGACCAAGCTTTACGAGCTGGCCAATTCCTCAGCATCTACCAAGCGGATCACAACCTCAGCAACACTTGATTTTTTCAATGCACTGTGTGCCAGAGATACTGATCACGAAGTACGCAGTTCAAAAGTGAGAACTTAGAAGACTAATGCAATAACAACGGCCTTTTGCGTCTAAAAGCGTCACCCCACCACCCGCAGTCCAACGAGCTTTCCGAATACTTCGTAGACACATTTAATGCCATTTACAACGCCTTCAATGTCGTTTGGGAATGATCGAGACTACCCAGAAGAAGCA from Topomyia yanbarensis strain Yona2022 unplaced genomic scaffold, ASM3024719v1 HiC_scaffold_252, whole genome shotgun sequence includes:
- the LOC131695044 gene encoding AF4/FMR2 family member lilli → MNGRTTTGPGAIGDKLPSQMPNGRLLPQSSSDLSTPLKTPGGNVEKILSEIKTFNVGTPLTEIGATPRKELDSKFSFNNPNMPKHKYAPQPVLMKPPSFKAPLDALPAMLKPIGAREDDVNGSDSDDGAYKKKRNSSDTSSNESGDESSSEDSNVGNKANNAAGSGGGGAGGSTGGLPSTIGPVGLPGNASSGNNNANGGSASSPQRSTRYWSLQNFFPAQVPNDANSNSQLVESNDPSSVVSNQNLNMNENSSSPLMPGSPPTTIKNEPPPIEDDHLSNGSSNHEGVFVKQEPYPSENSTSSPSAGGIPAATPSSALPGLNGGSGGAGLQDFNKLGEIKDDMDLSSPAKSPEKSPEKDSNDQVDSIESDEVSSALRKVKELQNIQPLSGISDIEDNNMVPMTSALVNTVVSSVVPRVGQKVKRKRKATKTFQERERDGSSSSDDDGFSSSRRSRSQSFEKEKKARGRPKKNPPTTGASSIVGSSSTRQSDADSVASSNSKRRLSISSNKTVPSTPTKKDNASTPAKKTAARRRSSRANQKITSREVLTTTDDSDSEPARDSHVGNSEVDDKKRSPEKSKGSKSSPVKGVVNMLLPPKPLGTDQLTSDSNDDISSPRRTPLMSPPFPPITTNSQPSSVSKVVPRKTSTSTSASIDDDDDDDDEDDDEDNLDRSLSDSGSASDGGVKRKKKINKIKSDKNKKDTLRKLFSLSKEGGAKGGKGGKGKGQVVIEEVHHTKASSIQTTINTTPNPKSHLLSVPQTDLSRNTTSPSVPVGATGAESRSTPSSASSIVEKVLISPARTALLNSLICRIDLSRLLKIPPPPPAKQELASAQRSASARQKSKSPYEMKKRRNSIAGNYSETNAQRRMNDYKSSSTNYRLTEGIDPKLAANDPVLMENGRHRSNSNASEHQSRERSRVYREDNASPSLPPPPPHHHHNNHNTSASSLSSGSGSVQKSASAAKQQLTYDEKLPAKSEKLLYGNSSGATSTNYPIKEDKSAILFSGSGGANTKPFNIKHENIIKQEYPDGEDSKMSAISLTKLSAAAGQQVVQPLPPPPQQQQQHSQPPSEGRRKRTSSSSSNSYKEKRRKRDKSTANAQTETLDQMPPTNHDRLEADQQQLPVPPAPVTTATPTAVTSNIKQQTAPAATIVEPPLVSTVGAESGTTAVKMIYVSYFERSNDDELEVRDQNRYLSEAKRLKHAADREGDHLAQAMLYLEAVLFFLLTGDTMERDPITEKAAFTMYKDTLSLIKYISSKFRSQQQHLTVQGSIHSKVAILSLRCQSLIYLKLYKMRRHDIKEVQRIIAEYNQKPNTTVSADLVNGNTPSPLSPTSVGSQSSGYCSGQTGQTNPIQCSSISSSPSPCLLMPVHVHMAFQKQATLFNHLLNCQDLWEQADNLVIRGNHTDFFIELDHENGPMTLHSSLYNVVKYVQAGIQKLRRM